In a genomic window of Vallitalea okinawensis:
- a CDS encoding glycoside hydrolase family 31 protein yields MSHIEALQCLENEVWWGGLVEDGIIMPFGNQAITRDLTVNTTSNQGMPLLLSNKGRYVWSDTGFAYSIDNQTLKIESQSPIIVDHKGTHLQDVYKYVSEQYFKADGKIPFKRLFTSPQYNTWIELMYDQEEEAILDYAKKIIEKGMPKGVLMIDDNWQEDYGVWEFSGTRFNDPKKMVQQIHDMGFDVMLWVCPFISADSATARDLASKNILLKDKDGNIAIRQWWNGYSAVLDLTNPDAREWFRQRLDYLCEEYGIDGFKFDAGDARFYRDDDQTFIPEASANDQCHYFNNLGLDFELNEFRAAWKNAGLGLAQRLCDKNHTWDNKGLASLIPNGLAQGLLGYSFTCPDMIGGGEYLNFLDSAMDLDEELVVRYAQCSALFPMMQFSAAPWRVLSHENFLLCKNAAELHVKYADYIYSLAEHASKTGDPILRHMAYQYPDGGFEHTTSQFMLGNELLVAPVTVKGDITKEIHFPEGTWKGDDESVVNGPCAITVEAPLNRLPYYQLIK; encoded by the coding sequence ATGTCACATATAGAAGCTCTACAATGTCTTGAAAACGAAGTATGGTGGGGTGGTTTAGTAGAGGATGGTATCATCATGCCTTTCGGCAATCAAGCAATTACAAGAGATTTAACTGTCAATACTACATCGAACCAAGGTATGCCTCTACTTCTCTCAAACAAGGGAAGGTATGTATGGAGTGATACAGGCTTTGCATATTCTATCGATAATCAAACATTAAAAATAGAGAGTCAATCACCAATTATTGTGGATCACAAAGGAACTCATTTGCAAGATGTATATAAGTATGTTAGTGAACAATACTTTAAGGCAGATGGCAAAATTCCATTTAAAAGATTATTCACTTCTCCTCAGTACAATACATGGATCGAATTAATGTATGATCAGGAGGAAGAAGCTATACTAGATTATGCTAAGAAGATCATCGAAAAAGGTATGCCAAAAGGTGTTCTTATGATTGATGACAATTGGCAAGAAGATTATGGGGTTTGGGAATTTAGTGGTACACGCTTTAATGATCCTAAGAAGATGGTTCAGCAGATACATGATATGGGCTTTGATGTCATGCTCTGGGTATGTCCTTTCATTAGTGCTGATAGTGCAACAGCAAGAGATCTAGCAAGTAAAAATATCTTGTTAAAAGATAAAGACGGTAACATCGCCATACGCCAATGGTGGAATGGTTATAGTGCTGTTCTAGATCTTACCAATCCTGATGCAAGAGAATGGTTCCGACAACGCTTAGATTATCTTTGTGAAGAATACGGTATAGATGGCTTTAAATTTGATGCTGGTGATGCTCGTTTCTATCGTGATGACGATCAGACTTTTATTCCTGAAGCTTCCGCCAACGATCAATGTCATTATTTTAATAACCTTGGATTAGATTTTGAACTGAATGAGTTCCGTGCTGCTTGGAAGAACGCAGGTTTAGGTTTAGCCCAACGACTTTGTGATAAAAACCATACATGGGACAACAAAGGTTTGGCTAGCTTAATACCAAATGGATTAGCTCAGGGATTATTAGGCTATAGTTTCACTTGTCCAGACATGATTGGTGGTGGAGAATATCTCAACTTTTTAGATAGTGCTATGGACTTAGATGAGGAATTAGTTGTACGCTATGCTCAATGTTCAGCTCTCTTTCCAATGATGCAGTTTTCAGCTGCACCTTGGCGCGTTCTAAGTCATGAGAACTTCCTACTCTGTAAAAATGCAGCTGAATTACATGTAAAGTATGCTGACTATATATATTCTCTAGCAGAACATGCTTCAAAAACAGGAGATCCAATCCTACGTCACATGGCTTACCAATACCCTGATGGTGGTTTTGAACATACAACATCTCAATTCATGTTAGGTAATGAGCTTCTTGTGGCTCCTGTTACAGTCAAGGGTGATATAACGAAAGAGATTCATTTCCCAGAAGGCACATGGAAAGGTGATGATGAATCTGTGGTGAATGGTCCCTGTGCCATAACCGTTGAAGCACCTCTCAATCGCTTACCATATTACCAATTAATTAAATAG
- a CDS encoding YgiQ family radical SAM protein, with the protein MMNKFLPISKKDMEERGWSQVDFVLVTGDAYVDHPSFGAAIVSRILESHGYKVAILAQPRWDTEEDFRRFGKPRLGFLITSGNIDSMVNNYTVAKKRRKKDVYSPGGELGSKPDRGVIVYSNVARRAYKDVPILIGGLEASLRRLAHYDYWDNKVRRSILLDANADLLMYGMGERTIVEVVEALESGIPVNEITFIKGTVYKTKDIERAYDYIELPDYKLIKDDKIAYAESFMKQNDNTDAITAKTLVEPYDYCYVVQNPPSMPLAQSELDRVYGLPYMRHYHPTYEKQGGVQAIAEVKFSLVNNRGCFGSCNFCALAFHQGRVVQSRSHESILKEANELVWEPDFKGYIHDVGGPTANFRHAACDKQKTKGVCKNRQCLFPNPCKQLKIDHKDYINLLRKLREIPNVKKVFVRSGIRYDYLINDTDDSFFYELCEHHVSGQLKVAPEHISPKVLDKMGKPTKDIYEKFIDKYNKVNKEIGKEQYVVPYLMSSHPGSDLKAAVELAEYLRDIKYTPEQVQDFYPTPGTLSTCMYYTGIDPRNMQKVYVPKSPHEKAMQRALMQYRKPTNYELVLEALIKAGRQDLIGFDKKCLIRPPKHKKVPGLNDQKAKDQRNAKKKKRKTIRNVHKKKK; encoded by the coding sequence ATGATGAACAAATTTCTGCCAATTTCTAAGAAAGACATGGAGGAAAGAGGCTGGTCTCAGGTTGATTTTGTACTAGTTACAGGTGATGCTTATGTTGACCATCCCTCCTTTGGTGCAGCAATTGTAAGTAGGATTTTAGAAAGTCATGGCTATAAGGTTGCTATATTAGCACAACCAAGATGGGATACTGAAGAGGATTTTAGGCGATTTGGTAAACCCAGATTAGGCTTTTTGATTACATCAGGTAATATTGATTCTATGGTCAATAACTATACAGTTGCTAAAAAGCGGCGTAAAAAAGATGTATATTCCCCAGGAGGAGAGTTAGGTTCTAAGCCTGATAGAGGTGTGATTGTATATTCTAACGTTGCTCGTAGAGCCTACAAAGATGTACCAATCTTAATTGGTGGCTTAGAAGCATCTTTACGACGATTAGCTCATTATGATTATTGGGATAACAAAGTTAGAAGATCTATTCTGTTAGATGCTAACGCCGATTTATTAATGTATGGTATGGGTGAACGTACGATTGTAGAGGTAGTAGAAGCTCTTGAGAGCGGTATTCCTGTTAATGAAATCACTTTTATAAAAGGTACTGTTTATAAAACAAAGGATATTGAAAGAGCATATGATTATATTGAATTACCTGACTATAAGTTGATAAAAGACGATAAAATTGCTTACGCTGAAAGCTTTATGAAGCAAAATGATAACACTGATGCAATAACTGCAAAGACCCTTGTAGAGCCATATGATTACTGCTATGTGGTTCAAAATCCACCTAGTATGCCACTAGCTCAATCAGAATTAGATCGAGTTTATGGGTTACCCTACATGCGTCACTACCATCCAACTTATGAAAAGCAGGGTGGTGTTCAGGCTATTGCAGAAGTTAAATTTAGTCTTGTTAATAATAGAGGTTGCTTTGGTAGTTGTAATTTTTGTGCATTAGCTTTTCATCAAGGAAGAGTAGTGCAATCACGTAGTCATGAATCCATCTTAAAAGAAGCAAATGAGTTGGTGTGGGAGCCTGATTTTAAAGGATATATTCATGATGTAGGTGGTCCAACAGCTAATTTTCGCCATGCTGCTTGCGATAAGCAAAAAACTAAGGGTGTTTGTAAGAATCGCCAATGCTTATTTCCAAATCCTTGTAAGCAACTTAAAATTGATCACAAAGATTATATCAACCTTCTGAGAAAGTTAAGGGAAATACCTAATGTAAAGAAGGTATTCGTACGTTCAGGCATTCGTTACGACTATCTAATTAACGATACAGACGATTCCTTTTTTTATGAGTTGTGTGAGCATCATGTTAGTGGTCAGTTAAAAGTGGCTCCAGAACATATCTCACCAAAAGTGCTCGACAAAATGGGTAAACCTACTAAAGATATTTATGAGAAATTTATTGATAAATATAATAAAGTGAATAAAGAGATAGGAAAAGAGCAATATGTGGTTCCTTACTTGATGTCCAGCCATCCAGGATCGGACTTAAAAGCTGCTGTTGAGTTAGCTGAATATTTAAGGGATATCAAATACACACCAGAACAAGTACAAGACTTTTATCCAACACCTGGAACATTATCAACGTGCATGTATTATACAGGTATCGATCCAAGGAATATGCAGAAAGTTTATGTACCGAAATCCCCTCATGAAAAGGCAATGCAAAGAGCATTGATGCAGTACCGCAAACCAACCAATTATGAATTGGTTTTAGAAGCGTTAATTAAAGCAGGTAGACAAGATCTCATTGGTTTTGATAAGAAATGTTTAATACGACCACCAAAGCATAAAAAAGTACCTGGCTTAAATGATCAGAAAGCTAAAGATCAACGTAACGCAAAGAAAAAGAAACGAAAAACCATTCGTAACGTTCATAAAAAGAAAAAGTAA
- a CDS encoding HAD family hydrolase: MLQDIKAVLFDLDGTLVDSMWIWEDIDIRYMEKMNITYNLSDLHENINGMSFTETAVFFKETFNIKDSVEEIKEDWVEMAHDYYASKVPLKENVITLLNALKAKGIKMGIGTSNSRELVTLILETHGITHYFDSVRTSCEVATGKPSPDIYLKVAEDLGVQPKECIVFEDIEEGVTAANRAGMRSCGIYDEYSKDKKTSIIAIADYYIHNYSEVLSSIKDENDEQISANF, from the coding sequence ATGCTTCAAGATATAAAAGCGGTTTTATTTGATTTAGATGGAACGCTAGTCGATTCTATGTGGATTTGGGAAGACATTGATATACGCTATATGGAGAAGATGAATATCACCTATAATTTATCTGACCTTCATGAAAATATTAATGGTATGAGTTTTACTGAAACAGCAGTTTTCTTCAAAGAAACCTTCAATATTAAAGATTCCGTAGAAGAGATTAAAGAAGATTGGGTTGAAATGGCTCATGATTATTATGCTAGTAAAGTACCTTTAAAGGAGAATGTCATAACACTCTTAAATGCATTAAAAGCTAAAGGGATAAAAATGGGGATTGGGACAAGTAATTCAAGAGAATTAGTTACCTTAATATTAGAGACTCATGGTATTACCCATTATTTTGATTCTGTTAGAACATCTTGTGAAGTTGCAACAGGTAAGCCAAGCCCTGATATATATTTAAAGGTTGCTGAAGATTTAGGGGTGCAACCAAAAGAGTGTATCGTTTTTGAAGATATTGAAGAGGGTGTGACAGCTGCAAATCGCGCTGGGATGCGCAGTTGTGGTATTTATGATGAATACAGCAAAGATAAAAAGACAAGTATCATTGCAATAGCAGATTATTATATACACAATTACTCAGAGGTATTAAGCTCGATAAAGGATGAAAATGATGAACAAATTTCTGCCAATTTCTAA
- a CDS encoding pseudouridine synthase, which yields MAIVECKMRLDKFIASMGFGSRKEVKNNIRKGLVTVNDNLIKDPGFGVIRGKDRVTLKNQPITYEDYQYFMLHKPAGVISATEDPKHKTVLDLLTSKHRKDLFPVGRLDIDTEGLLIITNDGELAHNLLSPKKHVEKIYYARIQGVVTEEDVEAFKNGVNIDDDYTTMPADLKILKSDQVSKVEIIIKEGKFHQIKKMFEARDKKVIYLKRMAMGRLQLDPELKLGEYRVLKVEEIELLKNR from the coding sequence ATGGCAATAGTGGAATGTAAAATGCGATTAGATAAATTCATAGCTTCAATGGGCTTTGGCAGCCGGAAGGAAGTTAAGAATAATATACGAAAAGGTTTAGTTACAGTGAATGACAATTTAATTAAAGATCCTGGGTTTGGTGTGATAAGAGGGAAGGATAGAGTCACATTAAAAAATCAGCCTATTACCTATGAGGATTATCAATATTTTATGCTTCACAAACCAGCTGGTGTTATTTCAGCTACTGAAGATCCAAAGCACAAAACTGTTTTAGATCTCTTAACTTCTAAGCACCGAAAGGATCTATTTCCAGTAGGTCGTCTGGATATAGACACAGAAGGCCTACTGATCATTACAAATGATGGAGAGCTAGCACATAACTTATTATCACCTAAAAAGCATGTTGAAAAGATTTATTATGCTAGAATACAAGGTGTTGTCACAGAAGAGGATGTAGAAGCTTTCAAAAATGGTGTTAACATAGATGATGACTATACAACTATGCCTGCTGATCTTAAGATTCTAAAAAGTGATCAGGTATCCAAAGTTGAGATCATCATAAAAGAAGGTAAGTTTCACCAAATTAAAAAGATGTTTGAAGCCAGAGATAAAAAAGTGATATACTTAAAAAGAATGGCTATGGGGAGGCTGCAGCTGGACCCAGAATTAAAACTTGGAGAGTATCGTGTTTTAAAAGTCGAAGAAATTGAACTATTAAAAAATCGTTAG
- a CDS encoding RsmB/NOP family class I SAM-dependent RNA methyltransferase, whose translation MLPESYKEKMQELLGKEYEAYLDSFHQERYYGLRINTLKWSPMDFNRELFECEPIPWCDEGLYYKKGYQPAKDPYYHAGLYYIQEPSAMSPAAILDVKPGDRVLDLCAAPGGKSTHLGSKLQGEGILVSNDISVSRTRALVKNIELAGIRNAIVTSEEPKKLVKAFEGYFDKILVDAPCSGEGMFRKEPGLIKSWEEFGVEHFAEIQRSILLQAAKMLKPGGQLLYSTCTFDPSENEGTIKAFLEEHPEFCLIPIHKSGGIDDGQPEWVNGPDELSYAARLWPHKIKGEGHFIAHMVKENAELKNNQISNNIKISHKELKDFYDFYETYMEAKVPNELKVINDKVYRLPYDLPSLKGIRTLRQGWLLGELKKNRFEPSQAFAMGLRMEDVKLSVNMCRDDHRVIRYLKGETIEVSGEDGWVLVGVDGFPLGWGKRIKGRVKNKYAKSWRWQ comes from the coding sequence ATGTTACCTGAAAGCTATAAAGAAAAGATGCAAGAACTTCTTGGTAAGGAATATGAAGCTTATTTGGATTCGTTTCATCAAGAGCGTTATTATGGTTTGAGAATTAATACTTTGAAATGGAGTCCTATGGATTTTAATAGGGAGCTATTTGAGTGTGAACCTATACCATGGTGTGACGAAGGTCTTTATTATAAAAAAGGATATCAACCTGCAAAAGATCCTTATTATCATGCAGGATTATATTATATACAAGAACCTAGTGCTATGTCACCAGCAGCTATACTTGATGTGAAACCTGGTGATAGAGTATTAGATTTATGTGCTGCTCCAGGTGGAAAGAGTACTCATCTAGGAAGTAAACTGCAAGGTGAAGGTATACTTGTCAGTAATGATATAAGCGTCAGTCGCACCAGAGCACTAGTAAAAAATATTGAATTAGCTGGTATTAGAAATGCTATTGTAACCAGTGAAGAACCTAAGAAATTGGTTAAAGCTTTTGAAGGTTATTTTGATAAAATACTTGTAGATGCACCTTGTTCGGGTGAAGGAATGTTTCGGAAAGAACCAGGGCTTATTAAAAGTTGGGAAGAGTTCGGCGTGGAGCACTTTGCAGAGATTCAAAGAAGTATATTACTACAGGCAGCTAAGATGTTAAAACCAGGAGGACAATTACTCTATTCAACATGTACTTTTGATCCTTCAGAAAATGAAGGTACTATTAAAGCTTTTTTAGAAGAACATCCGGAGTTTTGTCTAATTCCGATTCATAAAAGTGGGGGGATTGATGATGGACAGCCTGAATGGGTAAATGGACCTGATGAATTGAGTTATGCAGCAAGGTTATGGCCTCATAAGATTAAAGGTGAAGGTCATTTTATTGCACATATGGTGAAAGAAAATGCTGAGTTAAAGAATAATCAGATATCCAATAATATTAAGATATCGCATAAAGAACTAAAAGATTTTTACGATTTCTATGAAACTTATATGGAAGCTAAGGTTCCAAATGAGTTAAAAGTAATTAATGATAAAGTTTATAGACTGCCATATGATTTACCATCTTTAAAAGGGATACGGACACTACGACAAGGTTGGTTACTAGGAGAATTAAAGAAGAACCGCTTTGAACCTTCTCAAGCGTTTGCTATGGGACTTCGTATGGAAGATGTTAAACTATCGGTTAACATGTGTAGAGATGATCACAGGGTTATACGTTATCTTAAGGGTGAAACCATTGAAGTAAGCGGTGAAGATGGCTGGGTATTAGTTGGTGTCGATGGATTCCCATTAGGATGGGGAAAACGAATTAAGGGAAGAGTTAAAAATAAATATGCTAAAAGCTGGAGATGGCAATAG
- a CDS encoding methionine gamma-lyase family protein yields the protein MTLLNHYKNFGIKEEVISFCSHIETSIKERFSAIDEIAELNQLKVLKAMQDHRVSDAHFSATTGYGYNDIGRDTLEEVYASVFRAESALVRPQLISGTHALTVALFGNLRHGDELLSPVGKPYDTLEGVIGIRETPGSLAEHGVSYRQVDLLSDGSIDYDGIKKGINDRTKMVTIQRSKGYTTRPTLSVEEIKKIIHIVKSVRDDIICMVDNCYGEFVEANEPTEVGADLVVGSLIKNPGGGLAPIGGYIVGKEKYVDNAAYRLTAPGLGKEVGATLGINQPLYQGLFLSPQVVAGALKGAVFASAVFEKLGFKVFPASHEKRHDIIQAVNMENAERVIKFCQGIQAAAPVDSFVIPEPWDMPGYDCPVIMAAGTFVQGSSIELSADAPIKPPYTVFFQGGLTWYHAKLGIMKALQNMIDSNTIQLEI from the coding sequence ATGACTTTACTTAATCATTACAAGAATTTTGGCATCAAAGAAGAAGTTATTTCTTTTTGTAGTCATATAGAGACTTCAATAAAAGAACGTTTTTCTGCAATTGACGAAATAGCTGAATTGAATCAATTGAAGGTATTAAAGGCTATGCAGGATCATCGTGTCAGTGATGCTCATTTTTCTGCAACAACTGGTTATGGTTATAATGATATTGGCCGTGATACCCTTGAAGAGGTTTATGCCTCTGTATTTCGGGCGGAATCTGCATTAGTACGTCCGCAGTTAATTTCTGGAACACATGCATTGACAGTTGCTCTGTTTGGCAATCTTCGTCATGGGGATGAATTATTATCACCTGTAGGAAAACCTTATGATACCCTAGAAGGGGTTATTGGTATTCGAGAAACCCCGGGTTCATTAGCAGAACACGGGGTGTCCTATCGTCAAGTTGATCTTTTATCAGATGGATCTATAGATTATGATGGCATCAAAAAAGGTATTAACGATCGTACCAAGATGGTCACCATTCAACGTTCTAAAGGCTATACCACAAGACCAACATTATCTGTAGAAGAAATAAAAAAGATAATTCACATTGTTAAGTCTGTTAGAGATGATATAATTTGTATGGTTGATAACTGTTATGGGGAATTTGTTGAAGCTAATGAGCCAACGGAAGTTGGTGCAGATTTAGTAGTTGGATCATTAATAAAGAACCCAGGAGGCGGATTAGCGCCAATTGGGGGTTACATTGTTGGTAAAGAAAAATACGTAGATAACGCAGCATATCGACTTACTGCCCCTGGACTAGGAAAGGAAGTCGGAGCGACACTAGGGATTAATCAGCCTTTGTATCAAGGTTTGTTTTTATCACCGCAAGTGGTAGCAGGTGCCCTTAAAGGGGCTGTTTTTGCTTCTGCAGTTTTTGAAAAATTAGGTTTTAAGGTATTCCCAGCATCTCATGAAAAGCGTCATGATATTATTCAAGCTGTGAACATGGAAAATGCTGAACGTGTTATTAAGTTTTGCCAAGGAATACAAGCAGCAGCACCAGTAGATAGTTTTGTTATCCCTGAACCATGGGATATGCCAGGTTATGATTGTCCGGTAATCATGGCTGCAGGGACTTTTGTGCAAGGGTCATCTATTGAGTTAAGTGCTGATGCCCCAATCAAACCACCCTATACTGTATTCTTTCAAGGTGGTTTAACTTGGTACCATGCTAAATTAGGTATCATGAAAGCATTGCAAAATATGATTGATAGCAATACGATTCAATTAGAAATTTAA
- the hfq gene encoding RNA chaperone Hfq: MKQQINLQDMFLNQARKERIEVTMFLVNGFQLKGYVKGFDNFTAILDIDGKQQMIYKHAISTIIPARPINFNKDE; this comes from the coding sequence ATGAAACAACAGATTAATTTACAAGATATGTTTTTAAATCAAGCAAGAAAAGAAAGAATAGAAGTAACGATGTTTTTGGTGAATGGTTTTCAACTTAAGGGGTATGTAAAAGGATTCGATAATTTTACTGCAATTCTTGATATTGATGGTAAACAACAAATGATTTATAAGCATGCTATATCAACTATTATTCCTGCAAGACCAATTAACTTTAACAAAGACGAATAA
- the miaA gene encoding tRNA (adenosine(37)-N6)-dimethylallyltransferase MiaA gives MKKKPMIIIAGPTAVGKTSTSIQLAKRIGGEIISADSMQVYKAMDIGTAKIKEEEMDGVPHYLLDELNPDDPFSVADFQRLAKQYYDDIISRGKIPIIVGGTGFYLQSIIYDIDFNEMEPDHEYRNELTILAGKEGTKVVHKLLREVDEVSANAIPHQNLKRVIRALEYYKQAGEPISLHNNREREKETPYDLAFFVLNMNREKLYERINMRVDMMLDEGLLDEVRSLLDQGYDWDLVSMKGLGYKEFKGYFDGTQSLEEAIDILKRDTRHFAKRQLTWFRRESNVTWIDVEQLGLNATKVTDFMMHYIENNLHIL, from the coding sequence ATGAAGAAAAAACCGATGATTATTATTGCTGGACCTACAGCTGTAGGAAAAACTAGCACGTCAATTCAATTAGCAAAACGTATTGGTGGAGAGATCATTTCCGCCGACTCTATGCAAGTCTATAAAGCGATGGACATAGGAACTGCTAAAATTAAAGAAGAAGAAATGGATGGGGTGCCCCATTATTTGCTAGATGAGCTTAATCCAGATGATCCTTTTAGTGTGGCTGATTTCCAACGTCTTGCCAAGCAATATTATGATGATATTATTTCTCGTGGAAAAATACCTATTATTGTAGGGGGGACAGGGTTTTATTTGCAATCCATTATCTATGATATAGATTTTAATGAGATGGAGCCCGATCATGAATATAGGAATGAACTTACAATCCTAGCAGGAAAAGAGGGCACTAAAGTAGTTCATAAATTGTTAAGAGAAGTTGATGAAGTATCTGCAAATGCTATACCTCATCAAAATCTTAAAAGAGTTATTCGTGCTCTGGAGTATTATAAGCAGGCTGGCGAACCCATATCCCTACACAATAATCGTGAACGAGAGAAAGAAACACCTTATGATTTAGCATTCTTTGTACTTAATATGAATCGAGAAAAACTGTATGAACGTATTAATATGCGAGTTGATATGATGCTAGATGAAGGTTTACTCGATGAAGTGAGGTCGCTTTTAGATCAAGGTTATGATTGGGATTTAGTATCAATGAAGGGATTAGGTTATAAAGAATTTAAAGGTTACTTTGATGGCACTCAATCCTTAGAAGAAGCTATTGATATTCTTAAACGTGATACACGCCATTTTGCTAAAAGACAATTAACATGGTTTAGGCGTGAATCTAATGTCACATGGATAGACGTTGAGCAGTTAGGGTTGAATGCGACAAAAGTTACAGATTTTATGATGCATTATATCGAAAATAACTTGCACATTTTGTGA
- the mutL gene encoding DNA mismatch repair endonuclease MutL translates to MRSIQLLDQHTINKIAAGEVVERPSSVVKELVENAIDAKSSAITVEIKDGGIAYIRISDNGIGIPKEQVRTAFLRHSTSKIKDEVDLQTIGTLGFRGEALASIAAVAQVEMMTKTRDTLTGIRLVIEGGKVIIEEEIGCPEGTTLIIRNLFYNTPARRKFLKRPGTEGSYISDLMNRVALGHPEISFKYMNKSKVALHTSGNNNLKNAIFNVYGKNLVKDLMEVEGTSEHFNLKGFVGKPAICRGNRTFESYYINGRYIKSKIVEKALHDAYKDFIPPNNYPVVVLHFTIDPKQVDVNVHPTKMEVRFQEEDQIYDLVKNTINQKLINDNIIPEIKLHKEKFIAKEEVKEYVPEAFEIKNKKLEEESSKVREVEEKSLKQVSHVNQVEPNNIQQKTETSAMISGTTVPKTELVQEKHQVESNESKELKITEDSNEHNSSLLNNPVNDQIKEEPKVEESTQLDMDLNSLQKQLDDFKIVGQVFNTYWLIEKDQKMFIVDQHAAHEKVLYERIKASRHHENNTQILLKPIVVNLQEAESLLIKAHLKIFKQFGFEIEDFGNNAYIIRGVPYIFNTVLDNKVFTDMLDGLIEEERQIEDDMLAEKIALMSCKAAVKGNNRMSLPEVKSLMSQLFTLENPYNCPHGRPTIISMTKYELEKKFKRV, encoded by the coding sequence ATGAGATCTATACAATTATTGGACCAACATACAATCAATAAAATTGCAGCAGGTGAAGTGGTTGAGCGCCCTTCTTCTGTTGTGAAAGAATTAGTGGAGAATGCTATAGATGCCAAATCATCAGCAATTACTGTAGAGATTAAAGATGGAGGTATAGCCTACATTCGTATCAGTGATAACGGTATTGGGATTCCGAAAGAGCAAGTACGTACTGCTTTTTTACGTCACTCAACCAGTAAAATAAAAGATGAAGTTGACCTTCAAACCATTGGCACCTTAGGGTTTAGAGGAGAGGCTTTAGCCAGTATTGCTGCTGTAGCTCAGGTCGAAATGATGACCAAGACACGAGATACACTTACAGGAATTCGGTTGGTTATTGAAGGTGGTAAAGTTATCATAGAAGAAGAGATAGGTTGCCCAGAAGGAACAACTTTGATTATTCGTAATCTCTTTTATAACACGCCTGCAAGACGAAAATTCCTTAAACGTCCAGGTACTGAAGGAAGCTACATTAGTGACTTAATGAATAGAGTAGCTTTAGGACATCCTGAAATTTCGTTTAAATATATGAACAAAAGTAAAGTAGCCTTACATACTTCGGGGAATAATAACTTGAAGAATGCTATCTTCAATGTTTATGGTAAAAATTTAGTGAAAGACCTTATGGAAGTCGAAGGAACGAGTGAACATTTTAACTTAAAAGGATTCGTTGGAAAGCCAGCTATTTGTCGTGGAAATCGAACTTTTGAAAGTTATTACATTAACGGGCGCTACATTAAAAGTAAGATTGTTGAAAAAGCACTTCATGATGCCTATAAAGATTTTATTCCACCTAATAATTACCCAGTAGTTGTCTTACATTTTACAATCGATCCTAAACAAGTGGATGTCAATGTGCATCCTACAAAAATGGAAGTTCGGTTCCAAGAAGAAGATCAGATTTATGATCTTGTAAAAAATACGATTAATCAAAAATTAATAAATGATAATATCATACCTGAAATTAAACTGCATAAAGAGAAGTTCATAGCAAAAGAAGAAGTAAAAGAATATGTTCCTGAAGCATTTGAGATAAAGAATAAAAAACTTGAAGAGGAGAGTTCAAAAGTAAGGGAAGTTGAAGAGAAGTCTCTAAAACAAGTAAGTCATGTTAACCAAGTAGAGCCAAATAATATACAACAAAAAACTGAGACAAGTGCAATGATAAGTGGAACAACAGTTCCTAAAACAGAGCTAGTTCAAGAAAAACACCAGGTAGAATCTAATGAGTCAAAGGAACTAAAAATAACTGAAGACAGCAACGAGCATAACAGTAGTTTGCTTAATAATCCTGTTAATGATCAAATTAAGGAAGAGCCCAAAGTAGAAGAATCAACTCAATTAGATATGGATCTCAATTCTCTACAGAAACAACTTGATGATTTCAAGATCGTTGGGCAAGTTTTTAATACTTATTGGCTTATTGAAAAAGATCAAAAAATGTTCATTGTTGATCAACATGCAGCTCATGAAAAGGTTCTTTATGAACGTATCAAGGCATCGAGGCATCATGAAAATAATACACAAATTCTGTTGAAACCAATTGTTGTTAATTTACAAGAAGCTGAAAGTTTGCTAATCAAAGCACACTTAAAAATCTTTAAACAATTTGGTTTTGAAATCGAAGACTTTGGAAATAATGCTTATATTATAAGAGGTGTTCCTTATATTTTTAATACTGTCTTAGATAATAAAGTTTTTACTGATATGTTAGATGGTCTTATAGAAGAGGAGAGGCAAATTGAAGATGATATGTTAGCTGAGAAGATTGCTTTAATGTCTTGTAAAGCAGCTGTAAAAGGGAACAATAGAATGTCTCTTCCAGAAGTAAAAAGTTTAATGTCTCAATTGTTTACATTAGAGAACCCTTATAATTGTCCTCATGGACGTCCAACCATTATCAGTATGACAAAGTATGAACTGGAAAAGAAATTTAAAAGGGTGTAA